ACTGATTTCTAGCCTCCATTAACATTTACTTTCTTCACCCCTCTCTGATAAAAAAAAGCCAACAGACAGACCAAGCCAACCAAGTAGGCTGTCTGGGCAGTTAACACCTTAAAAAGTTTCTCTATAGAAAAGTCAATTACCAGCTTGGCAGGCCCATAGGTTACTACAAAAATTGGTGAAATTCGGATAATGGGCTGCAACCAGAAAGGAAATATTTCAACCGGAAACAATGTTCCTACAACAATAATCAACTTATTATATATCCAATGAAAAGGACCGGAATCTTCTATCCAAAAGGAGAAGATACTGATAAGCAGCCTTATCAGACTGTTGATTAGTATTCCTAAAAAGAAGACCGGGATATAGAAAGGTAAATACATCCAGTTAAACCCTGGTAAACCACCCAGAAATAAAACTCCAACAACTGCGCCTGCTATTAAAAATAAAAAAAACTGAAAGGTTATTTCTCCAAAGTGTTTTGCAATAACAAAATACATATAGTTATAGGGTTTATTCATACCATAGGCAATGGTTCCGCTCTTTATATCCTGGCTTACCTGGTTTGTCAAGGTAGAGGTTCTAGTACCAAACCATAACGTTTCGGTTATAATAACATACCAAATCATTTGTGTTCTGCTATAACCGCTGATTAGCTGTGTGGAATCTGCATATATGTAATTCCACAAATTAACAAAAATAAAAAGCATTACAAAGAAACTAATAAAACCTAATACTATATTCATAATGTATTGTAACTTTTCCAATAAGGTTGCTTTATAGATATACAAATATTTCCTCAAACCCATCCTCCTTTACGTTTTAACATATCAGTGTGAAACTGCCTTTTACTTCACACTAGCTTTATAGATTTCCGTTATAATATTTTCAAGCGGTATATTCGAAATGGTAATATCTATCATGTTATCTGCATCAATACGTTTCAGCACTTCACTAATACTAATCTTGGTAGTATCAATCTCTAATCTTACATTACTTCCTTTGCTTTTTAACAAAGTAATCCCTGAAGCCGTCGGCAACTCCCCTGTCTCTTTTAGCTTTAGTTCAACTATCTTTTTATTCAGATAATGATATTTTATATTGTCCATACTATCATCCAGAACAATATGACCGTGATTTACAATAACAATACGCTTGCAAAGCTTTTCAATATCTCCGATATCATGACTTGTCAAAAAAATGGTTGTGTTATACTCCTTATTCATTTTCTTAATCAGTTCACGGATATTTTCCTTTACTACCGGATCTAAGCCAATCGTTGGTTCATCCAAAAATAGTACCTCCGGTCTGTGAATCAAGGAAGCTACGATTTCACAACGGATTCTTTGACCTAAGGACAGGTTTCTAACAGGCGTATTCATGATTTCATCCAGTTCAAAGCTCTCCTTTAATTCTTTAATTCTTGTTTCAATTTCTCCATCGGTTAAATCGTAAATAGCACCAAAAAATTTAAAATTATCATATGGCGTTAAATGCGTCCATAGCTGCTCCTTCTGGCCAAATACAGTACCAATTTTGTAAGCTAACCTTTTACGTTTCTTAGTTGGGCAAATATCCATAACGGATATGTATCCCTTATCTGGATAAAGGATACCTGTTAACATCTTAATTGTAGTACTTTTACCAGCTCCATTAGGTCCAATAAAGGCCAGCAGTTCTCCTTTTTCAACCTGAAGGCTGATATCATCTACAGCCTTTACAGTTTTGTAAACCGGTTTAAAAATAGCTTTCACACTGCCTTTTAACCCTTTTTCTTTTACTTTTACCCGAAAAGTCTTTGATAAATTACTTACTTTAATTGCTCCCAACCTACTTTCCTCCTTTTCAATTTTGTATCATTTTTATAGCAATATAATACGTTTCATATGAGCCTATTATTTTTTATAACAGAAACGAAAAACCAGCTGTTTCAGAAAATAAAAAAACCGCTCGGATAATATTTTAGATTACTAAAAATATTATTCCATGCGGTTGTATATAAGTTCAGATAATTCTCCGCATAGACACAAATAGAATGTTCTACCTGCATCTACACTTCTTCCCTAGTTGCAAGTATCAACATTCTATAATGACGCTAAATAGTCTATGTGATTGGACCATTATCTGTAACATATTATTTTCTCCTTAAACTGTAATTTCGAATAAGTATAGCATACTATCTTGACCAGTGCAAGCCTTTTTTTCCTATTCCTGCCTATCTCTCGTACAGACTTAACTTTTGATTTAACTTATCATAAATATCCCTCATCCATACTTCACTGGTAATGGCAATGCATTCATTCATCTTTACCCATTGCACTCCGCTATTTTCATCTGCTTTCACCTTAAGT
The nucleotide sequence above comes from Anaerocolumna cellulosilytica. Encoded proteins:
- a CDS encoding ABC transporter permease, with the protein product MRKYLYIYKATLLEKLQYIMNIVLGFISFFVMLFIFVNLWNYIYADSTQLISGYSRTQMIWYVIITETLWFGTRTSTLTNQVSQDIKSGTIAYGMNKPYNYMYFVIAKHFGEITFQFFLFLIAGAVVGVLFLGGLPGFNWMYLPFYIPVFFLGILINSLIRLLISIFSFWIEDSGPFHWIYNKLIIVVGTLFPVEIFPFWLQPIIRISPIFVVTYGPAKLVIDFSIEKLFKVLTAQTAYLVGLVCLLAFFYQRGVKKVNVNGG
- a CDS encoding ABC transporter ATP-binding protein translates to MGAIKVSNLSKTFRVKVKEKGLKGSVKAIFKPVYKTVKAVDDISLQVEKGELLAFIGPNGAGKSTTIKMLTGILYPDKGYISVMDICPTKKRKRLAYKIGTVFGQKEQLWTHLTPYDNFKFFGAIYDLTDGEIETRIKELKESFELDEIMNTPVRNLSLGQRIRCEIVASLIHRPEVLFLDEPTIGLDPVVKENIRELIKKMNKEYNTTIFLTSHDIGDIEKLCKRIVIVNHGHIVLDDSMDNIKYHYLNKKIVELKLKETGELPTASGITLLKSKGSNVRLEIDTTKISISEVLKRIDADNMIDITISNIPLENIITEIYKASVK